One Eriocheir sinensis breed Jianghai 21 unplaced genomic scaffold, ASM2467909v1 Scaffold84, whole genome shotgun sequence genomic window carries:
- the LOC126994636 gene encoding serine/threonine-protein kinase PkaB-like, with the protein MAPPHTTPLLVLTKERIDTLVSQHKQVLGRGASCTVYLVEVGGAQCCLKVAREQRLAAMFRREFDILLDLDGAAGAPKALGTSFGFPAMLTTFCGQNTFCDLHNLADSDTDRLEAFVALARDVQQLHACGYTHNDIKPDNVVVHQDAKGRLKVSLIDYGLAKRFGTGLRIARTHTHRTPWMAPELLRGAPCSPPVDVFSLGYVLRRVLATCHTQYPGLEVLADRAMRANPAQRPSAARIIKTVKEYTGQTSRKAAFVRRVRKAFSCLFPRRRHY; encoded by the coding sequence AtggctcccccacacaccacccccctCCTCGTGCTGACGAAGGAGCGCATCGACACGCTGGTGTCCCagcacaagcaggtgctggggCGCGGCGCCTCGTGCACGGTATACCTGGTGGAGGTCGGCGGCGCCCAGTGCTGCCTAAAGGTGGCAAGGGAGCAGCGCCTCGCAGCCATGTTCCGCAGGGAGTTTGACATCCTGCTGGACCTGGACGGCGCGGCAGGCGCCCCCAAGGCCTTAGGCACCAGCTTTGGGTTCCCCgccatgctcaccaccttctgcggccagaacaccttctgcgacctgcACAACCTTGCTGATAGCGACACTGACAGACTAGAGGCTTTCGTGGCGCTGGCCCGGGACGTGCAGCAGCTCCACGCCTGCGGCTACACCCACAACGATATCAAGCCCGACAACGTCGTGGTGCACCAAGACGCCAAAGGCCGCCTGAAGGTGTCCCTCATCGACTACGGCTTGGCCAAGAGATTCGGCACAGGACTCCGCATcgctcgcacacacacgcaccgcaCGCCCTGGATGGCCCCGGAGCTGCTGCGCGGGGCGCCTTGCTCGCCCCCCGTGGACGTGTTCTCCCTCGGCTACGTCCTGAGGCGCGTCCTGGCCACGTGCCACACGCAATACCCCGGCCTGGAGGTGCTGGCCGACAGAGCCATGAGAGCCAACCCTGCACAGCGGCCCTCGGCGGCCCGCATCATCAAGACAGTCAAGGAGTACACGGGCCAGACGTCCAGGAAGGCGGCCTTTGTCCGGCGCGTTCGCAAggccttctcctgcctcttcccgcgccgccgccatTACTAA